One part of the Fimbriimonadaceae bacterium genome encodes these proteins:
- a CDS encoding TraU family protein, with the protein MNKPSKRRIQHMLLLVCLSCVLISVATLWPSGSAEAVCTTGTNVLANSLATTCWECMFPISLSGVTVFNLGEDFTEPAIGPGHAPFPPQLCGCVCLGPICIPGLPLGIWEPKNLVEAVHDPLCFPTLGVSLAGGFSYIGRGMATTQMDSELNYAFFHVHYFVFPLWAIVGIGMDILCLNPTGIADEIDLAYASEIDPLWDDDLISLILFPEALVLANPVALAACAADSVAAAVGFPIDPLFWCAGSFGFMYPPTGHVSGADGDLKPAALSMTRLLAKLARAGTEFWTSANGPLLCEDIPTALIVKSQYKFQLLWPIPNTGLPPPCCQPLGRTLMMWGLGKIVPAVGEDFVWLLWKRQNCCML; encoded by the coding sequence ATGAATAAGCCCTCGAAAAGACGGATACAGCATATGCTGCTGCTGGTCTGCCTGAGTTGTGTCCTGATCAGCGTGGCGACTCTGTGGCCGTCGGGCTCCGCAGAGGCGGTGTGCACGACAGGGACCAATGTGTTGGCGAATAGTCTCGCTACGACGTGTTGGGAGTGCATGTTTCCCATTTCTCTCAGCGGGGTCACGGTGTTTAACCTGGGAGAAGATTTTACCGAACCGGCCATCGGTCCTGGACACGCCCCGTTTCCGCCGCAGTTGTGTGGGTGTGTGTGTCTTGGTCCGATCTGCATTCCTGGGCTACCTCTGGGCATCTGGGAGCCGAAGAATCTTGTCGAGGCGGTCCACGATCCACTGTGCTTTCCGACGCTCGGTGTGTCTTTGGCCGGGGGGTTCAGTTACATCGGGCGTGGCATGGCTACGACACAGATGGACTCCGAGCTAAATTATGCCTTTTTTCATGTGCATTATTTCGTTTTTCCCCTATGGGCCATCGTTGGTATCGGAATGGACATTCTGTGTCTGAATCCTACCGGGATCGCAGACGAAATCGATTTGGCCTATGCCTCCGAGATTGATCCCTTGTGGGACGACGACCTGATTTCACTCATTCTCTTTCCGGAGGCATTGGTCCTGGCCAATCCGGTGGCACTCGCGGCCTGCGCGGCCGATTCGGTAGCTGCAGCAGTCGGTTTCCCAATTGATCCGCTGTTCTGGTGCGCCGGGAGCTTTGGATTCATGTATCCGCCGACTGGGCATGTCTCAGGAGCGGATGGGGACCTCAAACCTGCCGCGCTGTCGATGACGCGATTGTTAGCGAAACTGGCCCGCGCGGGAACAGAGTTTTGGACCTCCGCTAATGGTCCGCTGCTGTGTGAGGACATCCCGACCGCACTCATTGTGAAAAGCCAGTACAAGTTTCAATTACTCTGGCCGATTCCAAACACAGGACTCCCTCCCCCGTGCTGTCAGCCTCTAGGACGGACACTCATGATGTGGGGGCTCGGGAAAATCGTGCCAGCCGTTGGAGAGGATTTTGTGTGGCTGCTATGGAAACGACAAAACTGCTGCATGCTCTAG
- the traC gene encoding type IV secretion system protein TraC: protein MSTILEWKVKQLVDRTAISDWLPYEAWDDTNQVYRLDDGRIGVVFSSKPLLGLSEESIQKLTNLFESDLPIGTTFQFMLHASPIIEPYLDNHVILAQRGQAGERYVADARKTAEFYLHARDTQLTSNPPLRPRDFTVYVSVAFPTQESTAQGWEDERIHQAVSGIEGQLNTLGLLPERVGPLQLLSLLHVLLNPGHSWESRPPAYSDQLPIRDQAVRLDTKATLRTKMIELDGKFLKTLTVQSWPVQWHGGNNRELIGSLIRFTDQITCPFFLTLNVLKFDQVKAKGKLRKKHVIINQQASGFLLGLIPSLKFKLDHFNGVQAQLENGRQLIGSYFQVVLYGDTPRHVEEQTGALRALYRAKDINLQEDHFIGWKILMTGLPLGLPSDDKALIDGLRRMKTYHTEVPAHICPIVADWKGGGAPVVLLTSRSGQLITMDVFANQQTNYNMAIAATSGAGKSFFMNNWIKSYLGIGGQVWVIDAGFSYVKLVELLKGQYIQYGANAQRLCFNPFSKLVHWGSNAGGVDDPSDRADELATLKALHAQMASPSRPLSDVELSFIEEAIMRVLEGEGCEGCPDSVHKVLKSMTDPRARDLARVLASYAKGGMYSHLFNGANNVNFENDFVVLELDGLNEQKQLRSVILLQMQMNIQAVMYKKENRGRRKFVILDEAWDLLSQGGNTAAFFETGARRVRKSGGSMITITQGINDYYDKMRDVGRYLLENAEFVGLLKQKTESIAAFRNNGRIVLSEMEYRLLSSVTKTTEYSEIFMITPFGRGICRLTVPRETQLLFTTNPDELSMIDRVRKEGPKELSIDEAIQCIIAAERAQAGADNPRLA from the coding sequence ATGTCAACGATCCTTGAGTGGAAGGTAAAGCAGCTGGTCGATCGGACAGCCATCAGTGACTGGCTGCCCTATGAGGCTTGGGATGACACCAATCAGGTCTATCGATTGGATGATGGGCGCATCGGTGTGGTGTTTTCTAGCAAGCCCCTACTGGGATTGTCGGAAGAGTCTATTCAGAAGCTGACGAATCTCTTCGAGTCGGACCTGCCAATTGGAACCACGTTTCAATTCATGCTTCATGCGTCCCCCATTATCGAGCCATATCTGGACAATCACGTGATTCTGGCGCAACGAGGTCAGGCAGGGGAACGTTATGTAGCTGATGCGAGAAAGACCGCAGAGTTCTATCTGCATGCCAGAGATACACAACTGACGTCTAACCCACCTCTGCGCCCACGAGATTTCACGGTGTATGTATCCGTGGCGTTCCCAACGCAGGAATCGACGGCGCAAGGATGGGAAGACGAGCGGATTCATCAAGCGGTGTCGGGCATTGAGGGGCAATTGAACACGTTGGGATTATTGCCCGAGCGCGTAGGACCGCTGCAATTATTGAGTCTCTTGCATGTGTTGCTCAATCCGGGCCACAGCTGGGAGAGTCGGCCGCCGGCGTACAGCGACCAACTGCCGATACGAGATCAGGCGGTCCGTCTCGATACGAAGGCGACGCTTCGCACCAAGATGATTGAACTGGACGGAAAGTTTCTCAAGACGCTGACTGTTCAGTCCTGGCCTGTGCAGTGGCATGGCGGGAACAATCGCGAGTTGATTGGGAGCTTGATCCGGTTCACCGATCAAATTACCTGTCCATTTTTTCTGACGCTGAATGTGTTGAAATTTGATCAGGTCAAAGCGAAAGGCAAGTTACGAAAGAAGCACGTCATTATTAATCAGCAGGCCAGTGGGTTTCTTCTGGGGCTCATTCCCTCCCTCAAGTTCAAATTGGATCATTTCAATGGCGTCCAAGCGCAACTTGAAAATGGCAGACAGCTCATAGGGTCCTATTTCCAGGTCGTTCTGTATGGGGATACACCGCGACATGTGGAGGAGCAGACAGGCGCCCTTCGGGCTCTCTATCGGGCGAAGGATATCAACTTGCAGGAAGATCACTTCATTGGATGGAAAATCCTTATGACGGGTCTACCCCTCGGACTGCCGTCGGATGACAAAGCGCTCATTGATGGTCTGCGACGAATGAAGACTTACCATACCGAGGTCCCGGCGCATATTTGCCCCATTGTGGCTGACTGGAAGGGGGGAGGAGCTCCAGTGGTGCTGCTGACGTCTCGTTCAGGTCAATTGATCACCATGGATGTGTTCGCCAATCAACAGACGAATTACAACATGGCGATCGCAGCGACATCGGGGGCGGGTAAATCGTTCTTTATGAACAATTGGATCAAGAGCTACTTGGGTATTGGTGGTCAGGTGTGGGTCATCGATGCTGGCTTCAGCTACGTCAAACTTGTGGAGTTGCTCAAGGGGCAATACATCCAGTACGGCGCAAACGCTCAACGCCTTTGTTTTAATCCGTTCAGCAAACTTGTGCATTGGGGGAGTAATGCCGGCGGGGTTGACGATCCAAGTGACCGAGCCGATGAACTGGCGACCCTCAAAGCGTTGCACGCGCAAATGGCGTCACCTTCGCGCCCTCTCTCCGATGTCGAGCTCTCGTTCATCGAAGAGGCGATCATGCGGGTACTCGAAGGAGAGGGATGTGAGGGATGTCCGGATTCGGTACACAAGGTGTTGAAGAGCATGACTGATCCTCGAGCCAGAGATCTCGCGCGTGTGCTGGCTTCCTATGCGAAGGGGGGTATGTATTCCCATCTCTTTAACGGGGCGAACAACGTCAATTTTGAAAATGACTTTGTGGTGCTTGAACTCGACGGATTGAATGAACAGAAGCAGTTACGGTCAGTTATTCTCCTGCAGATGCAGATGAATATCCAGGCGGTAATGTACAAAAAGGAGAACCGTGGTCGGCGGAAATTCGTCATTCTAGATGAGGCGTGGGATTTGTTGTCTCAGGGAGGCAATACCGCTGCGTTTTTTGAAACAGGCGCGCGCCGGGTCCGGAAGTCCGGTGGCTCAATGATCACCATCACGCAGGGCATCAACGACTACTACGACAAGATGCGGGATGTTGGGCGCTATTTGCTTGAAAATGCGGAATTTGTGGGACTGCTCAAGCAAAAGACCGAAAGCATCGCGGCGTTTAGGAACAATGGGCGCATTGTATTGTCGGAAATGGAATACCGACTCCTGTCATCCGTCACAAAGACCACGGAGTACTCTGAGATTTTTATGATCACCCCATTTGGGAGAGGCATTTGCAGGCTAACCGTGCCGCGTGAGACACAGCTGTTGTTTACGACGAATCCGGATGAACTGTCGATGATTGATCGCGTGAGAAAAGAAGGACCAAAGGAGCTCTCCATCGATGAAGCTATTCAATGCATTATCGCTGCTGAACGTGCTCAAGCGGGCGCCGACAATCCTCGACTGGCTTGA
- the lepB gene encoding signal peptidase I gives MKLFNALSLLNVLKRAPTILDWLDRHRWTHVGLMLFCGAIVTAGVIAPWYEVAARMSGSWPHHNFFLIQKGQPVGRGDLVAFIMRRDYVERVQPGHLHRDYADVGNRWMKRIVGVPGDHIVIKEDEVYINGQSVGRGFGIDRYGQRIDLASLPEVIPEGEYYVALPHPRSFDSRYYGLIRKADILGTVTPLI, from the coding sequence ATGAAGCTATTCAATGCATTATCGCTGCTGAACGTGCTCAAGCGGGCGCCGACAATCCTCGACTGGCTTGATCGGCATCGCTGGACGCATGTGGGGTTGATGTTGTTCTGTGGTGCGATTGTTACTGCCGGCGTTATCGCCCCTTGGTATGAGGTCGCCGCTCGCATGAGCGGGAGTTGGCCGCACCATAACTTTTTCCTCATTCAAAAGGGGCAGCCCGTAGGACGAGGGGATCTCGTGGCGTTCATCATGCGGCGGGACTACGTGGAACGCGTGCAGCCAGGCCATTTACACCGTGACTATGCGGACGTGGGGAATCGGTGGATGAAACGAATCGTTGGAGTGCCGGGTGACCATATCGTGATCAAAGAGGACGAGGTCTATATCAACGGGCAATCCGTGGGGCGTGGATTTGGGATCGATCGTTACGGGCAACGGATCGATTTAGCGTCACTTCCGGAGGTGATTCCGGAAGGGGAATACTATGTGGCGCTGCCACACCCGCGGTCGTTCGACTCTCGATACTATGGCCTAATTCGGAAGGCGGATATTCTCGGCACGGTGACACCACTCATCTAG
- a CDS encoding conjugal transfer protein TraH — protein sequence MRSKLILVGVCMWAVLVWPPLVQAQSMNDALTNMFTSWGVGITSPPGAYESQSRGYFSGGGVSVRLWQDPMRLWSIAPPRLSVGCQGIDVYLGSFSYGKLDRYVQLLQQIGTGAVLGYAFQLAMKAICEDCADVLNKIEAAARALNAAGRIQPCQTGIELGKALAGNEASKQKLASRFGDAWQKMKEAGGAIGDVFEDRDTVKNQSNADAASALKGTEYDVTGNLVWDVLTQAGLDQNLIVMVMSVTGTVIVGNDGDVQTRDPTMTFEQLVDSHLGDVVKVFNCGGDSECLNPTITDATDIEGFESRVYTSMSNLIEDLYSGSAISATDQQIINMTPVPILTMLADYGRPRDVGNQIARLSSEVVAADMGYQWVKWAATETSRNVSYIQKVKPEWPGNLQDFQGRLHQILRGASESLAKRQRMVNNINQLMQLTKTQGEMRSLR from the coding sequence ATGCGAAGCAAACTGATTCTGGTGGGAGTGTGTATGTGGGCAGTACTGGTCTGGCCTCCCCTGGTACAGGCGCAGTCGATGAATGATGCCCTTACGAACATGTTCACGTCGTGGGGTGTCGGGATCACGAGTCCTCCAGGTGCCTACGAAAGTCAAAGTCGAGGCTACTTCAGCGGCGGCGGGGTCTCGGTCCGTTTGTGGCAGGACCCGATGCGGTTGTGGTCGATTGCCCCGCCGCGATTGAGCGTGGGCTGCCAGGGCATCGACGTTTACCTGGGCTCGTTTTCCTACGGCAAACTAGATCGGTACGTCCAATTGCTGCAGCAAATCGGGACCGGTGCCGTCTTGGGGTACGCTTTCCAGCTGGCGATGAAAGCCATTTGTGAAGACTGCGCGGACGTGCTCAACAAGATTGAAGCGGCTGCGAGAGCGCTCAATGCTGCGGGACGGATCCAACCCTGTCAAACAGGGATTGAATTGGGCAAAGCGCTAGCCGGGAACGAAGCCTCCAAACAAAAGCTCGCGAGTCGATTCGGCGATGCCTGGCAGAAGATGAAGGAAGCGGGCGGCGCCATTGGAGACGTGTTTGAAGACCGGGATACCGTCAAGAACCAGTCGAATGCGGATGCGGCCTCAGCATTGAAAGGCACGGAATACGATGTCACTGGCAATCTGGTGTGGGATGTCCTGACGCAGGCTGGCCTGGATCAGAATCTCATCGTCATGGTGATGTCGGTCACCGGGACCGTTATAGTCGGGAACGATGGCGATGTTCAAACCCGCGATCCGACGATGACCTTCGAACAGCTGGTCGATAGTCATCTGGGCGACGTGGTGAAAGTGTTTAATTGTGGGGGCGACTCGGAATGTTTGAACCCCACGATTACTGACGCGACCGATATCGAAGGATTCGAGAGTCGCGTGTATACGTCCATGAGTAACCTGATCGAAGACCTCTACTCCGGCTCAGCTATCAGCGCGACAGATCAGCAAATCATCAACATGACCCCGGTCCCCATTCTGACCATGCTCGCCGATTATGGGCGTCCACGGGATGTCGGCAATCAGATTGCGCGATTGTCTTCAGAAGTGGTCGCTGCGGACATGGGGTATCAATGGGTGAAGTGGGCGGCCACCGAAACGTCCAGGAACGTTAGCTATATCCAAAAGGTCAAACCCGAGTGGCCAGGCAATCTGCAAGACTTTCAGGGGCGGCTGCATCAGATCCTAAGGGGGGCTAGTGAGAGTCTCGCGAAGCGGCAACGTATGGTGAATAACATCAACCAGCTTATGCAGTTGACGAAGACGCAGGGCGAAATGCGATCGCTGCGGTAG
- a CDS encoding conjugal transfer protein TraF has protein sequence METTKLLHALAWYCVTFCSVGVVSSAVLAAEPPGSQTFIDHPRQGWFSYQDPSAEAEEDAEESPVPVTMDSLPPEAWLDPSKYRTLFKGLSVEGVKLNALPMTVLRELVSAKKERALDHPSVENVTIYIKVQKEAYDRSQRFTDAWQIAMYTDPKLDYASQHPTSTYGHSVEAEIKRNTEEQLLAGTADRVGLFFFFTSTCPFCQEQSKVLKVFADTYGLTVKPVSLDGVGLPEYPQPATNNGMAENVGVHMVPMIYLAIPEENFLKPLGAGLMTNADLRERLLVLLRNRGMLGERRSQG, from the coding sequence ATGGAAACGACAAAACTGCTGCATGCTCTAGCTTGGTATTGCGTGACCTTCTGCTCGGTGGGAGTGGTGAGCAGTGCTGTGCTGGCCGCTGAGCCTCCTGGGTCTCAGACTTTTATCGACCATCCCAGGCAGGGGTGGTTCTCTTATCAGGACCCGTCAGCCGAGGCAGAGGAGGACGCAGAAGAGAGTCCTGTCCCCGTTACGATGGATAGCTTACCACCAGAGGCTTGGCTGGACCCGTCGAAGTACCGAACTCTGTTTAAGGGGCTTTCGGTCGAGGGCGTGAAGTTGAACGCCCTTCCGATGACGGTATTGCGTGAACTGGTGTCGGCCAAGAAGGAACGCGCGTTGGATCATCCTTCGGTCGAGAATGTGACGATTTACATCAAAGTGCAAAAGGAAGCGTATGACCGCTCGCAACGCTTCACCGATGCATGGCAGATCGCCATGTACACGGACCCCAAACTCGACTATGCGTCGCAACACCCCACGTCCACCTATGGGCATAGCGTCGAAGCCGAGATCAAGCGGAACACCGAAGAGCAGCTTCTGGCGGGCACAGCCGACCGGGTCGGACTGTTCTTCTTCTTCACCTCGACCTGCCCGTTTTGTCAAGAACAGTCCAAGGTATTAAAGGTCTTTGCCGATACCTACGGACTGACGGTGAAACCTGTGTCGCTGGACGGGGTGGGATTGCCGGAGTACCCGCAGCCCGCCACTAACAATGGCATGGCGGAGAATGTGGGCGTGCATATGGTGCCCATGATTTATTTGGCAATTCCTGAGGAGAACTTCTTAAAGCCGCTCGGAGCCGGTCTCATGACGAATGCGGATCTACGGGAGCGCTTGCTGGTGTTGTTGCGTAACCGAGGAATGTTGGGCGAGCGACGGTCTCAGGGATAA
- a CDS encoding conjugal transfer protein TraG N-terminal domain-containing protein, with amino-acid sequence MWTIYTFGNGDVLTQILLGIRIMMTTGRFESLMELALLVFAMFGLVYFVFNRRFLVPLVVGAFFILFVSVRITVDVSVEDQVNPDVPDQIVNSVPLAIALPAYLSGQVGYYTTQLVEASFPMPVQYTQGQASFNRPLFDLQKVLNARLQDSDLARNTDSYFMMCVFREVGLLQKNLGTLMNSPNLLNDIGATNNALTALGYTGGTLEAAPRVCPDFYSSLILPAYTTGQPDYEGAMRHLRTQLQLDPATGDEEGLTEDIRANLLLSVGQSARDMINNVLLIHAWKNAESADAKRRAATADTVLLQQQAIQKDLKFQSYSKSYVAQKVVPLLRTIVEGVVYIMTPFLLVLAISPGMSRLMGTYWRLFMWLQTWSPLYAVLNFVMFWEARSRLGAILSSNGVGQSVNYATLDRINEHVAMLNSTAADYVWLVPAIGFGLMWGGSQVLGSILAGSRTAETVAGQVGGQFSRGLGANLEEGPSYRHEQRGAQFGEMIGHDVEPQMTVPTGQGGFRVDSQSGTSEIHDSQGGITSIGANGIQNYKGPEGQYSMDSKGHLLSGVFRHKMFDPQSGKQVDAQTSVFGSMVEHRFDTMGEDGSRKSVLVQENQDTGELVARTEQSVRKGLSETRTIAEDGSQSFARSGNVPLFLEVAGETRPDAGFVQMMGERGPGERVDTLTQSTFQSTMGAKQSYTGRLVERDGQFHFLATEGGAVRGFDNKDTEAGVHRESFVSPDGSNYFVETGQAEQMVLGKDGVTRPMEGYVRAFGSVDRSDPVHPRDIYSSYSLTSDEGGHTHTVTGTLGTDASGRQFLVEATEHFESGTSGVAHDTHTVGSYTLSGTFTALSHGEANQPGVPTAFFGSAIDNSKPGSPAFQANALLYDGQVSFFDGREGGTKSISGERNLVDGTHLSGQFTQLNVMGQDGHQVEMFHGYAQQPGAPARDVTGLIDNGNIVAFKGTSGSQTRDIIEKGSGVSGLQYGVEDTMMAPGGTHSVSTFDGVSVDAQGRAFKSSAVELDGVRVYSDQMRGSRQMTVEFEQSLRGYNNEVQSIDKESGWRRINDGHRDMDVFANLYYGPTSSETGERKLLGGTITNVTDNTYSTFMKDGEGNEVWGIARSLEDPNSGAMSGSIDQTVKVVAAKNGAIDTQVLGPMKDDGGQREVLYHSVLGGLDSQYYNNERKSGIFTVPDAMHPGQTKELQGTFYYSPQSGQLIASEVTDLQTGKIGQYRTDAQGQEHFQVVEYSQSPDGASVIANTKELSKNEYAAHGFAVNDVLDGSGNVLSSSGHKGSDFHDFNRVQFHHDSGANLTITQMAFAAKGTDITNPTQTDEAIAYGLEFGRIGMDGASRYLILKGRMGKFGGGGVGGTPIQPGSGPVPNGPGGGGGPSGLLDSHQNMGAWWKEYSGVMDNAISFARSSVEHLEKTGRAQSMSPEELQNFAANAAYNAVRTSALGMMGEEASNAFGTMPKWQEGQESLLRVERTQPSSPNTGK; translated from the coding sequence ATGTGGACGATCTATACGTTTGGCAACGGCGATGTGCTGACGCAGATTCTGCTGGGCATCCGGATCATGATGACCACCGGACGCTTCGAAAGCTTGATGGAGCTCGCACTTCTTGTCTTCGCGATGTTCGGACTCGTGTATTTTGTGTTCAATCGGCGCTTCTTGGTCCCGCTGGTCGTCGGGGCATTTTTCATTCTCTTTGTCAGTGTCCGAATCACGGTCGACGTGTCCGTGGAAGACCAAGTCAATCCCGATGTGCCGGATCAAATTGTGAACAGTGTGCCGCTGGCGATCGCGTTACCGGCATACCTCTCGGGGCAAGTAGGGTACTACACGACTCAGCTTGTCGAAGCGTCGTTTCCGATGCCCGTGCAATATACCCAGGGACAAGCGTCATTCAATCGCCCGCTATTCGATCTGCAAAAAGTCCTCAATGCGAGATTGCAAGACTCGGATCTGGCCCGCAATACCGATTCATATTTTATGATGTGTGTGTTTCGGGAGGTGGGCCTGCTCCAGAAGAACCTCGGGACGCTGATGAATTCTCCGAATCTGCTCAATGATATCGGGGCTACGAATAACGCACTCACGGCACTCGGATATACAGGTGGGACGTTGGAAGCGGCCCCGCGGGTGTGTCCCGACTTCTATAGTTCTCTCATCCTTCCTGCGTATACCACGGGGCAGCCTGACTACGAAGGGGCGATGCGGCATTTGCGGACACAGTTGCAGCTTGATCCGGCCACCGGCGATGAGGAAGGGCTCACTGAGGACATCCGGGCGAATCTCTTGTTATCCGTCGGGCAATCGGCCCGAGACATGATTAATAATGTGCTGCTCATCCATGCGTGGAAAAACGCCGAATCCGCCGATGCCAAACGGCGCGCGGCGACTGCGGACACTGTGCTTCTGCAGCAGCAGGCGATCCAAAAGGACTTAAAGTTCCAAAGCTACTCGAAGTCCTATGTCGCTCAAAAGGTCGTACCGCTATTACGGACCATTGTGGAAGGGGTTGTGTACATCATGACCCCGTTCCTTCTAGTGCTTGCCATTTCGCCTGGGATGTCACGGTTGATGGGCACCTATTGGCGCTTGTTCATGTGGCTCCAGACCTGGTCGCCTCTGTATGCCGTGCTGAATTTTGTCATGTTTTGGGAAGCGCGAAGCCGGCTCGGCGCGATCCTGAGCTCAAACGGGGTTGGCCAATCCGTCAACTATGCAACGTTAGACAGAATCAATGAACATGTCGCCATGCTGAATTCCACAGCCGCAGATTATGTGTGGCTCGTGCCAGCGATCGGTTTCGGTCTGATGTGGGGCGGAAGCCAGGTGTTGGGATCGATCCTGGCAGGATCGCGGACTGCGGAAACCGTCGCGGGGCAAGTGGGAGGACAGTTCTCACGTGGGCTTGGTGCCAATTTGGAGGAAGGCCCGTCCTATCGACACGAACAGCGTGGGGCCCAGTTCGGCGAGATGATCGGCCATGACGTCGAACCACAGATGACTGTGCCGACTGGTCAGGGTGGGTTTCGTGTGGATAGTCAATCCGGCACGAGTGAGATCCACGACTCCCAGGGCGGCATCACCAGTATTGGCGCGAACGGCATTCAGAACTACAAGGGGCCAGAAGGACAGTATTCAATGGATTCAAAGGGGCATCTGCTGAGTGGGGTGTTCCGTCACAAGATGTTTGATCCACAGTCCGGGAAGCAGGTCGATGCACAAACCTCGGTGTTTGGTTCGATGGTGGAGCATCGCTTCGATACGATGGGGGAGGATGGCTCCAGGAAGAGCGTGCTTGTGCAGGAAAATCAGGATACCGGAGAATTAGTGGCGCGCACGGAACAATCCGTTCGGAAAGGCCTGTCCGAGACGCGTACGATTGCTGAAGACGGTAGTCAAAGTTTTGCACGATCGGGGAATGTGCCGTTGTTTCTGGAAGTCGCGGGCGAGACACGTCCCGATGCCGGATTTGTCCAGATGATGGGTGAGCGTGGGCCAGGCGAGCGGGTAGACACCCTCACACAGTCGACATTTCAGAGCACGATGGGTGCGAAACAATCGTATACCGGGCGACTGGTAGAACGCGATGGACAGTTTCATTTTCTGGCGACCGAGGGCGGGGCCGTCCGAGGATTTGACAACAAGGATACGGAGGCCGGCGTCCACAGGGAATCGTTCGTTTCCCCTGACGGTTCCAATTATTTTGTGGAGACTGGGCAAGCGGAACAGATGGTCTTAGGGAAAGATGGGGTGACTCGGCCGATGGAGGGATATGTCAGGGCGTTTGGGTCAGTCGATCGCTCGGACCCGGTGCATCCGCGAGACATCTATTCCAGTTACAGTCTGACCAGTGATGAGGGTGGTCACACGCACACAGTGACAGGAACATTGGGCACCGATGCATCAGGACGACAGTTCTTGGTGGAAGCCACGGAACATTTTGAGTCAGGCACGAGCGGTGTTGCCCACGACACCCACACGGTCGGTTCCTACACCCTGAGCGGCACGTTCACGGCTCTGAGTCATGGGGAAGCCAATCAACCAGGAGTGCCGACAGCCTTCTTCGGCTCTGCCATCGACAATAGCAAGCCAGGTTCTCCGGCGTTTCAAGCCAATGCGCTGTTATACGACGGCCAGGTGAGCTTTTTTGACGGGCGGGAGGGAGGTACCAAGAGTATTTCCGGGGAACGTAATCTGGTGGATGGCACTCATTTGTCTGGGCAGTTCACGCAGTTAAATGTGATGGGACAAGATGGACATCAAGTTGAGATGTTTCATGGGTATGCGCAACAACCGGGGGCGCCGGCCCGCGATGTGACGGGCCTTATTGATAATGGCAACATTGTGGCGTTTAAAGGGACCTCTGGGTCTCAAACCAGGGACATAATCGAAAAAGGATCTGGTGTGTCGGGTTTGCAGTACGGGGTTGAGGACACCATGATGGCTCCAGGAGGCACACATTCGGTAAGTACCTTTGACGGCGTGTCTGTGGACGCCCAAGGGCGAGCGTTCAAAAGTTCTGCAGTCGAGCTCGATGGCGTCCGCGTTTATAGCGATCAGATGAGGGGATCGCGTCAAATGACCGTTGAGTTCGAGCAGTCCCTGCGCGGGTACAACAACGAGGTACAGTCGATCGATAAAGAGTCAGGCTGGCGTCGGATCAATGACGGCCATCGCGATATGGATGTATTCGCCAATCTCTACTACGGCCCGACCAGTAGTGAGACTGGCGAGCGCAAGCTACTGGGCGGGACGATTACCAACGTGACCGATAACACCTATTCCACCTTTATGAAAGATGGGGAAGGCAACGAGGTGTGGGGAATCGCCAGGTCACTGGAGGATCCAAACAGCGGGGCTATGAGCGGCTCTATCGATCAGACCGTGAAGGTCGTGGCGGCGAAAAACGGAGCGATAGACACACAAGTCCTTGGTCCTATGAAGGATGATGGCGGCCAGCGCGAAGTCTTGTATCATTCGGTGTTGGGCGGATTGGACTCACAGTACTATAACAATGAGCGTAAATCCGGCATTTTCACCGTGCCTGATGCTATGCATCCCGGGCAGACCAAAGAGCTGCAGGGGACGTTCTACTATAGTCCTCAGTCTGGCCAGTTAATTGCGTCAGAAGTAACGGACTTGCAAACAGGGAAAATCGGTCAGTACCGTACTGATGCACAAGGGCAAGAACACTTCCAGGTAGTGGAGTATTCACAGTCGCCCGATGGGGCGAGCGTGATTGCAAATACGAAGGAGCTATCGAAGAATGAGTATGCGGCACATGGATTTGCGGTTAACGATGTACTTGACGGTAGCGGGAATGTGCTGAGTTCGTCCGGTCACAAAGGCTCCGATTTTCATGACTTCAATCGTGTGCAATTTCATCATGACAGTGGGGCGAATCTAACGATTACACAAATGGCGTTTGCGGCCAAAGGCACCGATATTACAAACCCTACGCAGACGGACGAGGCGATTGCTTATGGGCTTGAATTTGGTCGGATCGGAATGGATGGGGCTTCGCGATATTTGATCCTCAAAGGACGAATGGGGAAATTTGGTGGGGGAGGGGTTGGAGGAACACCGATTCAGCCAGGTAGTGGACCCGTGCCGAATGGCCCTGGTGGAGGTGGGGGACCGAGCGGTCTTTTGGACTCGCATCAAAATATGGGCGCCTGGTGGAAAGAATATTCCGGAGTGATGGATAATGCTATCTCGTTTGCGCGCAGTTCTGTCGAACATTTAGAAAAGACCGGGCGTGCACAAAGCATGTCTCCCGAAGAATTACAGAACTTTGCTGCCAATGCCGCTTATAATGCGGTGCGTACATCGGCCCTCGGCATGATGGGTGAAGAGGCGTCGAATGCGTTTGGGACTATGCCTAAATGGCAGGAAGGCCAAGAGTCGTTATTAAGAGTTGAACGGACGCAGCCATCGTCCCCGAATACTGGTAAATAG